In Solanum lycopersicum chromosome 3, SLM_r2.1, the genomic stretch CAACACCCCAAACTTCTCCTCCCAAATATTTACAAGAGGATAGCCTAAGTGAAGAGTGTAAGGAATTGCTCTCTACCCTaccaaaagaaaaaggatggattGGATCATATATCTACAAATACCAAGGATTTTGGACATCACCAAGATTGATCCAAGGTGTGATTGCATGTCAACAACAATTTCAAGCTCAAGACACCGATATCATCCTTGTTACAACTCCAAAATCAGGAACCACTTGGTTAAAATCACTTTTATTTGCTCTAGTGAATCGAATGAAACATTCTGTTTTTGAACAAAATCATCCTTTGCTTGTCAAGAATCCTCATATTCTTGTTCCATTCTTGGAACATACACTCTATGTTGATGGTCGAGTCCCTGATTTTTCATCTTTTGCTTCACCTAGACTTTTGGCAACTCATGTGCCCTTTGCTTCATTGCCAAAATCTATTCAGGATTCAGAAAACAAACTTGTTTACTTGTGTAGGAATCCTAGGGACACTTTTATTTCTATGTGgcatttttcaaacaatttaagACTTAATCACAAAGATACTAATTCAATTGAAGAAATGTTTGATCTTTTTTGCAAGGGGGTGAGCATTTATGGTCCGTTTTGGGATCACGTGTTGGATTATTGGAAACAAAGCGTAGAAAATCCCAACAAAGTACTTTTCTTGATGTATGAAGAAATGAAAGAGaatccaaaaattcaacttAAACGATTGGCTGAATTCTTAGAATGTCAATTTTCTATAGAGGAAGAAAGGTGTGGAGTTGTggatgaaatattaaaaatgtgCAGCTTTGAGAATTTAAGCAATTTGGAGGTGAATACAAATGAGAAGTTGTCAACTGGAGAGGGAAATAAAACGTTCTTTCGTAAAGGAGAAATTGGAGATTGGAAGAATTATTTTACCGTGGAGATGAGTGAAAAACTCAATCATATCACAGAAGAAAAGTTTCATGGATCTGGATTAAAGTTTTTATATACTTGATTAGGCATTAATATGATCTAATGTCAATCAACtgcaattatttattttgaaattcaatgTTGGAGTAGTTCATTATCTTATTAGGATTGGTAAGGTAAGGTCTAGCCCCCTTGCTTGTACTTATCCCTGTTTAGATTTATAATTCTAAAGAAAtgtcatgaattttttttccccACCTTTTACATGACATAATAACCTCGGGATAtgtcataaaattattttatctcacATTTTACATGGAATAGTAACCTCGccattttaatataattgacAGAATAAAACAATTTCGAAATTAGctaatatttaaacaaaacatggaatagttttttctttttctatttcgGGTCATGTCATCAGGCCGAAGTTTCTCAGATATATAGAGATTATATTTCACCATCTCTAACATCAATAATCATgtgagaaaattttaaattgtaaaaacgactaaaataaaaatcactttatgaaatattatatattatggaAAATAAAGAAACGTAGGGCAATTCTCCCTTGGCAAGAAATAATTTATGCATAACCATAGCTTTCTTGCCAGAGGAGAATAACCTGCGATTCTTGCTCTCCAATTAATCTTCAATTCTTGAAATTTTCTCGATAAGACATTCTTTTTTGGACgaactaataaaaaatttagatcaCATGAGAATTAATTGAGATAGAGTATTATATATTGATACGACTATCATCACTTATAAAAAAGAACTTTATATTGTTGATATGTGGAAATGAAGAAAGGCAAgggatttatatatatatatatatatatatatatagttgagaaaataggaaaatattttccgtCATACCGAACACATTCTTAACCTTATAATTACTCTTCTTGTGATGTAAGTTTAcgcaatatatatttttctttttagtcgatttgattttttatttaaaaataatttaactttaaatagtcattttttttattgaaacaaAAAGATTAGAACTGGATGTAAATTGTAATTGATCCAGAAGTGTATATGAAAAAAGGTGGTAagatttttcaattaaaatttattattcctTACCCAAAGCATATGCATTGAAATATACTCCAATAAAAGAATACTTACTTTTTCCACTTTGCTATAAAAGAGTTTCATATAGTATTAAAATATACcacaacatcaaaatcaattggTCAAGTGAGACTTCAAGTTATGTGTGGATGCATTACTGGGCTAATCTTCTTTGGCAAATAATTTCACTATGATTTGGTGCAAATTTGGTCATTTATTGCCAAAGAAGATTTGCCCCGTAAATCACTCATACATTTTAAGAGTATCTTTGAATTGATATGGCCCAATATATATTGAGTGAGAGTTGTATATGGCTGGGTTTTGCCTAGCATATCAATCCTCAAGGCTTTGTATTGACATAATACAACTAAACAGTAATTCAACTCGTCTCATTGTGTCTCATAAAAATACGATGCTGATATGACACATAATTTTTAGAGGTTGACCATTATTTAAGTTAGAGTGTTCACAGTGGAAATGAGTTGAGATAGCTAGATGTTCACACTCAAAGTCGTTAAAGCGATTATTTGTTAGTTGATGTCAAATTTAAATGTATGTTAGATATTAtgtcatttatttttgtttccaaGATCTTTTGCATAATCTATAATCTTGCTACCTTTGTCACATTGTTTGTGTAATAGTGAGACTATCACAAAT encodes the following:
- the LOC138347726 gene encoding cytosolic sulfotransferase 12-like, encoding MTTPQTSPPKYLQEDSLSEECKELLSTLPKEKGWIGSYIYKYQGFWTSPRLIQGVIACQQQFQAQDTDIILVTTPKSGTTWLKSLLFALVNRMKHSVFEQNHPLLVKNPHILVPFLEHTLYVDGRVPDFSSFASPRLLATHVPFASLPKSIQDSENKLVYLCRNPRDTFISMWHFSNNLRLNHKDTNSIEEMFDLFCKGVSIYGPFWDHVLDYWKQSVENPNKVLFLMYEEMKENPKIQLKRLAEFLECQFSIEEERCGVVDEILKMCSFENLSNLEVNTNEKLSTGEGNKTFFRKGEIGDWKNYFTVEMSEKLNHITEEKFHGSGLKFLYT